From one Misgurnus anguillicaudatus chromosome 2, ASM2758022v2, whole genome shotgun sequence genomic stretch:
- the LOC129426664 gene encoding uncharacterized protein, giving the protein MREIEESEALLVQQMDRGCKSSWKWSWLKLETTIQVHAVKHTFILSDFFKKIEKKGCAKCTLCMKEINYSSRGVHALFAHCQTSIHTNRVTSILSTQSVAQLLRKEDPLPATQNQASAAEKIRESVKLPVPMCNRIANAEAIVLAVIAEHSLPLTMAPVLVELSQCLAADKAALSQIKVSRTAASYKIVYGMGRTFAEKTFSNLRRYPFSLNVDESTSSSFKKVLSMLVSYFNKELNDVVVEHLGSLEVWKVTSASLERLMFDFFQKNNIPWLNLISIMLDSCNVMRGSKSGLETRIRERHCPTLLDVDGDSCHHVHNAAKRFAEPFENYLEQLFADIHTDHQWASDQLAYLKEIAEFLGIPATNPQRFVSHRWLSAYDVAINTKRMLPVFKVLYFGFMGKLDQELYNEILEDLYRDHGVSDKAQRRVRFIHQDLCKKGMTDFGKKRKARIVKKIWVENQKVDLNLSVYLGVLPILKEYVMVFQESKTLVHKLHDKQLEVFIDFLACFIKPEHLKMSANKLLELDLANNKLHSQIYVGKVAEDLIAAHPKHPVIIDFIEKVTKAYTTCGKYMLSKLHLKSKTLQALSFIDPVEIIRYNVDSNLAKYEDGDDIVKWWAHVMSLGKYPALRQVIRGALSIFHGPLVESSFSLMGNVIDSKRSNMKISTFDAVQTVKYVLKSRGKTGIDMFKPEDIKMGPVDTTLCQNIRAAGRRDKTDREKRMKAKQKRQAEYGCSAMCESAEKAKTTALAKERQTRLKHNHQKNECSQTEGTGYIAGGGQEEEEELLKQEEVLYILSLFNKN; this is encoded by the exons ATGAGGGAAATTGAGGAAAGTGAGGCACTTCTTGTGCAACAGATGGATAGAGGCTGTAAAAGCAGTTGGAAGTGGTCTTGGCTGAAACTTGAAACTACAATCCAGGTCCATGCAGTCAAACACACTTTCATACTGTCTgacttttttaagaaaattgagaAAAAAGGTTGTGCTAAGTGCACTCTCTGTATGAAGGAAATTAACTACAGTAGCAGAGGGGTGCATGCCTTGTTTGCACACTGTCAAACATCCATACACACAAACAGAGTGACTTCAATCTTATCAACTCAAAGTGTGGCACAACTCCTCCGTAAGGAAGATCCTTTACCAGCTACTCAGAACCAGGCCTCAGCAGCAGAAAAGATCAGGGAAAGTGTTAAGCTTCCAGTGCCAATGTGTAATCGCATTGCTAATGCAgag GCAATTGTTCTGGCAGTTATTGCTGAGCACTCTCTACCTCTGACAATGGCACCGGTGTTGGTGGAGTTAAGCCAGTGTCTAGCTGCAGACAAGGCAGCCCTTAGCCAAATTAAAGTGTCCCGCACTGCTGCTTCTTACAAAATTGTGTATGGTATGGGCCGTACATTTGCAGAGAAAACATTCTCCAACTTACGCCGATACCCCTTCTCTCTGAATGTGGATGAGAGTACATCCAGTAGTTTTAAGAAGGTCCTTTCTATGCTCGTCAGCTATTTCAACAAAGAACTGAATGATGTTGTGGTTGAACACCTGGGCTCCCTTGAAGTTTGGAAAGTGACTTCAGCCAGTTTGGAGAGGTTGATGTTTGACTTTTTTCAGAAAAATAACATTCCTTGGTTGAACCTTATTAGCATAATGCTAGACTCATGCAACGTCATGCGTGGGAGCAAATCAGGGCTGGAGACAAGGATCCGAGAGAGGCATTGTCCCACTCTGCTTGATGTGGATGGTGACTCATGCCATCACGTCCACAACGCTGCAAAGAGATTTGCAGAACCTTTTGAAAACTACTTGGAGCAGCTCTTTGCAGACATCCACACAGACCATCAATGGGCATCAGATCAG TTGGCATACCTGAAAGAAATAGCAGAGTTCCTGGGCATACCTGCCACCAATCCCCAGCGATTTGTCTCCCATCGCTGGTTGTCAGCTTATGATGTAGCGATCAACACTAAAAGAATGTTACCTGTGTTCAAAGTGCTCTACTTTGGATTTATGGGAAAGCTGGATCAAGAACTGTACAACGAAATATTGGAGGACCTGTACAGAGATCATGGTGTGAGTGACAAGGCTCAGCGAAGGGTTCGATTTATTCACCAGGATCTCTGCAAGAAgg gaaTGACTGATTTTGGGAAGAAAAGGAAGGCCAGAATTGTAAAGAAGATTTGGGTGGAAAACCAAAAAGTGGACCTTAATCTTAGTGTGTACCTTGGTGTCCTCCCAATTTTGAAGGAATACGTGATGGTCTTTCAA GAAAGTAAAACTTTGGTTCACAAGCTTCATGACAAGCAACTTGAAGTGTTCATCGACTTTCTTGCCTGCTTCATCAAGCCAGAGCATCTGAAGATGTCGGCAAACAAATTGCTAGAATTGGACTTGGCCAATAATAAACTTCACTCCCAGATTTATGTGGGGAAAGTCGCAGAAGACCTGATTGCAGCCCATCCAAAGCATCCg GTAATCATAGATTTTATTGAGAAAGTGACCAAGGCATACACAACTTGTGGCAAGTACATGCTGAGTAAACTACATCTCAAAAGTAAGACCCTACAGGCCTTGTCCTTCATTGATCCAGTG GAGATCATTAGGTACAACGTGGACTCCAATCTGGCCAAGTATGAAGATGGAGATGATATTGTGAAGTGGTGGGCACATGTCATGAGTTTGGGGAAGTATCCAGCTCTCAGGCAGGTTATCAGAGGTGCCCTCTCCATCTTTCATGGGCCACTGGTAGAGTCCTCCTTTAGTCTAATGGGAAATGTAATTGACTCTAAAAGATCAAACATGAAGATCTCCACCTTTGATGCAGTGCAGACTGTGAAATATGTGTTGAAGTCTAGGGGCAAGACTGGCATTGACATGTTCAAACCGGAGGACATCAAGATGGGGCCAGTTGATACTACTCTCTGCCAGAACATTAGGGCTGCAGGGAGAAGGGACAAGACTGACAGAGAGAAGAGGATGAAGGCAAAGCAGAAGAGGCAGGCGGAGTATGGCTGCAGTGCAATGTGTGAAAGTGCCGAAAAGGCCAAGACCACTGCTCTGGCCAAAGAGAGGCAGACACGTCTCAAAcataatcatcaaaaaaatGAATGCAGCCAGACGGAAGGCACTGGATACATTGCAGGAGGTGGCcaggaagaagaggaagaaTTACTAAAGCAAGAAGAAGTGCTATATATTTtgagtttgtttaataaaaattaa
- the LOC129455339 gene encoding uncharacterized protein, with protein MTTLQELVALYFNLGLYYKDIAALLASRHHYMVSIRHLKRILKSCNLFRRKGYSDLDQAITFIHEQLQTSGQLHGYRWMYTKCKESGINIRKEDVRLILRELDPRGVDLRVRRRLRRRNYFAKGPNYIWHLDSYDKLKPFGICINGCIDGFSRKIIWMNAFTTSSDPKLIGGYYIEAVERLGGCPRIVRGDRGTENGKVRDCQRYLRRNIHDGSDIDSYIEGASTANQRIESWWGFLRRESMEFYICLFADLKDRGLFDGAYLDRGLIQFCFMGIIQDELDETTCVWDSHVIRPSKNDKVPSGRPRVMYMFPELYRTDDCISPVEREDLQLCQSSCTFRTTVPCDTDIYNICNFLMVESQLHLPADAYQALDLYLHLRNEIRSTL; from the exons ATGACTACATTACAGGAATTAGTTGCGCTATATTTTAATCTAGGACTTTATTATAAGGACATTGCTGCTTTACTTGCAAGTCGTCACCATTATATGGTTTCGATACGACATTTAAAACGGATTTTAAAGTCTTGTAATCTGTTCCGGCGCAAGGGGTACAGCGATTTGGATCAGGCAATTACTTTCATTCATgaacagttacaaacatctggTCAGCTCCACGGATATAGGTGGATGTACACAAAATGCAAGGAGAGTGGAATAAACATAAGGAAAGAGGATGTTCGATTAATTCTACGAGAACTAGATCCAAGGGGTGTTGATCTCAGAGTGAGGAGACGGCTTCGTCGCCGAAACTACTTTGCTAAAGGGCCTAATTACATTTGGCACTTAGACTCTTACGACAAACTGAAGCCTTTTGGCATCTGCATAAATGGCTGCATTGACGGATTTTCGCGGAAAATCATATGGATGAATGCATTTACCACCAGCAGTGATCCAAAACTTATTGGTGGCTACTACATTGAGGCAGTGGAAAGGTTGGGTGGTTGTCCACGGATTGTCCGAGGCGACCGAGGCACTGAGAATGGTAAAGTCAGAGACTGTCAGCGCTATCTCCGTCGCAACATTCACGATGGCTCTGATATTGACAGCTACATTGAAGGGGCAAGCACGGCCAATCAGAGGATAGAAAGTTGGTGGGGCTTCCTCAGGCGAGAATCAATGGAGTTTTACATTTGTCTGTTTGCTGATCTTAAGGACCGTGGTTTGTTCGACGGTGCGTATTTGGACAGAGGTCTAATTCAATTCTGCTTCATGGGCATCATCCAG GATGAGTTAGACGAGACTACCTGTGTGTGGGATTCCCATGTCATCAGACCATCAAAGAATGACAAAGTGCCCAGTGGTCGACCCAGAGTCATGTACATGTTCCCTGAACTCTACAGAACTGATGACTGCATTTCCCCAGTGGAAAGAGAAGATTTACAGCTTTGTCAGAGTAGCTGCACATTTCGAACAACAGTGCCATGTGACACAGACATTTACAACATCTGCAACTTCCTGATGGTTGAATCCCAATTGCATCTTCCGGCTGATGCTTATCAAGCATTGGATTTGTATCTGCACTTGAGAAATGAAATCAGATCCACTCTCTAA